TGCGACTTCCAAGGAAATGATCACGACGAAAGAGCTCATGACTTCGATTGCGAAAATAGCTGGGATAAAAAAAGTAGCATCATGGAGTTATGAGGATGCGGCCAAAGAATTAGGACCAGCCGCTTGGGGGGCGAGCATCAATCAGAGGATATCTGGATTGCGTGCGGAGCAACAACTGCATTGGGGCCCCTCTCCGAACTCCCTCCGCAAAGAGCTGGAGCAAGGTTCTTATCAAAACAAGTAAAAACCATAGTCCACCATCGAACTATGGTTGTGAATCATCGCTGTCCTGATACGTATGCAGGAATCTGATTGATTTCGTTAATATGCGTATGAGTACCTGCGCATCATCCGTACCAAGATGCTCATGCAATTGCTGAAAACGATTAAACAGCTCCTTCTCTCTCGCTGCCACAAAATCAAAGCCCTCTTTCGTAGGGGCTACGAGAATGGAGCGTCGATCCTTGGGACCCACGGTACGGGTGATAAACCTAAGCTGTTCAAGTGATTGAATGACATGCGTTACAGCTGCTGATGTTATTTTCAACTGCTTGCCTAGCTCGGAAACTCTGATGCCGTCCGTGCCTGGAGGACTTACGTAGGTCAAGTGAACGAGCAAATTCAATTCGCTCTGACGGAGGTCTTTCGACGGACTGAAGACATGTCCGATCCGTTTTAACTGACCAAATACGAGAGCCAGCTCTTTCGTCGTATGATCAATGGTAACATCCGAGTTTGTATGGTCTGTACTCATCTGTTTAGACTCCCATTCTTTGATGGTATCAATCGATTATTTACGAAAAGAAATGACATTGTCAAGAATGAGAGTCCACTTACGACTCGAAAAGGCATCGTATGCCAAGGTCTGAACTCTGGCATACGGTGTTGACTGGACAACCTCGGGCTTTTCCCTGCCTGACAACACACTTACAATCAGGTCTGCAATCGTGTCCATCTCTTGTTCCTTCATGCCAAACCGAGTGACTTCTGTCGTCCCGATACGCAGGCTACCCGGTTGCGAAATGGCGATTTGAATGGAATTTGCTTTGTGCTTATCAGCTATGCAAAGATACAGAAACAAGCGGCTACCCCACCAGTATTATTCACGAATGGGATAGCCTCTTCATTATTGAACGTCACTCTATAATTCTGCCGATCCGCTACAATATTCCCGAACAATCTGCTCCTTCATCTCTTCAACCGAAAACCCTTCCGGATAAGTCGTCATCATCAGCATTGCGCCTTGGAGCGCCGAAGAAAAATAGAGCGATCTCAATCTAGGCTGCTTTACGCCTAACTGTTTGAAAATCTCGCACTGAACTTCAAATTGCCTACGTGACTCCTCATTTAACTGCTCTCTGTAAGAAGCAAGTACCCGATCATCTTCGGGCTGCGTTTGTAAATTCAAGTAAAAACGATAGACATCCGGTCGTTGGTAGACGTTATCAAGCGCACCGTCGACAATATGGCGCAGCTGTTCGTGCGGCGTTGCGAGCTGAGTCGCAGCCTCCATCACTTCTTTTACTTCCTCGATCCGGATCTGAACCATCGCGGCGAGGAGTTCTTCTTTTCCTTTGTAATAATTGTAAAGCAGTCCCTTCGATATCTGGCCCTGTTTGGCTACATCGTCGATTGAGGTTGCGTGGTAGCCTTTTTTTATGAAAAGCGTCATCGCGGCTGCATGGATCTTATCCTTTGCAGCTTGGCGAATGCGCTCATTTTCAGCTGGGGTACGCGGCACGGTTCAGTCAATCCTCCATAAATTCAGTGATAGCGCGGGCGATTTCTTCAGGATGCGTCAATGTCGGTTTATGATCGGCACCAGTAATCTCAACAAACCTTCTCTCTGGTAATACTTCTTTAAAATATTCAGCAATCCGTTTCGCATCCAGTGCATCTTCCTTGCCGATTATCAAACATGTTTGATTGGCTAATTCTTCGAGCCGCTCAATGGCAGGCGGCTGCGGCCATACGGACTCCCATGTCACCCACTCGAACATTTTTGCTAGATTATGCTTCGCCATCTCTACCAGTAGGTCCTTCTGTGGACTTGCCATCACGAAGCGATACGAACAGGCAGATAAGGACAGCTCTACCATTCGGTCAACATCCGGTGCTGCTTGGATTTTCTGCATCCATTCCGTGAACGTCTGACTCGGTGTATACCCTGTCACATCAGGAGCAATCAGCACGAGCTTGCTCACTCGCTGCGGATAAGTCAGCGTAAAATCCGTAGCAATTCGACCGCCTATCGAGTGCCCTACGAGCGTGGCTTTGTCCAGCTGGAAATGGTCCATGACGGCAAGCACATCATCGATGTAGTTCGCTGTCACTGTTGGAGACGGCGATTTCCCGCATCCGCGTCCATCGAAAGCGATGACCTGATATTGCTTCGCCAGAATCGGCGCGACGAACGTCCAATCTCGCAAATCAGCACCGCCGCTGTGCAATAGAATGACTGGTTTTCCTTCCCCTGAAACCTCATAGTACAAATCCATCGGTGATCCCTCCGTGAATTGTAAAATTGGTATATGATCCCAGCTTATTATTGAATGAACGTTTAGTCAACAAAAAACAAATGCAATCCCATACAAAACAAAAAGCCCTAATCATCATGATCAGGACTTACCTCTACACGTCAGACACAGAACAATCACGCTTCTGACTGAATGCGCTTCGCCTCTGCATAGAGCACTTGAATGAACTTTTTCATATTGATCCGAATATCTGAACTCGGCGAGGCGGCATTGCTCTTTAACTCCGCCATCTTCTTCCACACATACGTAAAATCAAAAAACTGCGAAGCGTAATTTTCGAACTTCCAATTCGAGAGGTCCGCAAGCCCAAGAGACGCCAAATGATTCAGCGACTGATAAATCGCTCGGCGGACTCTCTGCTCAGAAGCTTTGACAACCTTTGCGACCTGTGGATCGTCCTCAGCTACTCCGAGCCTGTCCTGTGCTACTGCCACAAAGATCTCTTTCAAGGCTGGAAATCCATGTTTAAACGTATGCGTCTGTTCGTATCCATGCAAGAAGTCCAAAATATCTAGCAAGTCATTGCTTCCATTGTCTCCCGCGATACCCAACTCCGTTAACAGAAACTGACCCGCCTCGCGAAGTGGTTTGCCCTGTGATGGACGAGGTTGTCCGGAAGGCTGCTGGTCCACCTGCATGACGGCATTCAACGATTTGTGAATGTCCCGTATCGAACGCTCGAGGCGAATTTTCTCGATCACTTTTTGGAGAATAGTCACGACTTCGATCTTGTTTACCGGCT
The window above is part of the Brevibacillus antibioticus genome. Proteins encoded here:
- a CDS encoding MarR family winged helix-turn-helix transcriptional regulator, which produces MSTDHTNSDVTIDHTTKELALVFGQLKRIGHVFSPSKDLRQSELNLLVHLTYVSPPGTDGIRVSELGKQLKITSAAVTHVIQSLEQLRFITRTVGPKDRRSILVAPTKEGFDFVAAREKELFNRFQQLHEHLGTDDAQVLIRILTKSIRFLHTYQDSDDSQP
- a CDS encoding alpha/beta fold hydrolase, whose product is MDLYYEVSGEGKPVILLHSGGADLRDWTFVAPILAKQYQVIAFDGRGCGKSPSPTVTANYIDDVLAVMDHFQLDKATLVGHSIGGRIATDFTLTYPQRVSKLVLIAPDVTGYTPSQTFTEWMQKIQAAPDVDRMVELSLSACSYRFVMASPQKDLLVEMAKHNLAKMFEWVTWESVWPQPPAIERLEELANQTCLIIGKEDALDAKRIAEYFKEVLPERRFVEITGADHKPTLTHPEEIARAITEFMED
- a CDS encoding response regulator; the protein is MLFYLVDDDDAVRLMLTEIIEDENLGEVVGEASDGSMVDGHTLTARNVDILLIDLFMPNRDGIETIRQVKPTFTGKIVMISQAETKDLIAQAYALGSEYYIIKPVNKIEVVTILQKVIEKIRLERSIRDIHKSLNAVMQVDQQPSGQPRPSQGKPLREAGQFLLTELGIAGDNGSNDLLDILDFLHGYEQTHTFKHGFPALKEIFVAVAQDRLGVAEDDPQVAKVVKASEQRVRRAIYQSLNHLASLGLADLSNWKFENYASQFFDFTYVWKKMAELKSNAASPSSDIRINMKKFIQVLYAEAKRIQSEA
- a CDS encoding TetR/AcrR family transcriptional regulator; the encoded protein is MPRTPAENERIRQAAKDKIHAAAMTLFIKKGYHATSIDDVAKQGQISKGLLYNYYKGKEELLAAMVQIRIEEVKEVMEAATQLATPHEQLRHIVDGALDNVYQRPDVYRFYLNLQTQPEDDRVLASYREQLNEESRRQFEVQCEIFKQLGVKQPRLRSLYFSSALQGAMLMMTTYPEGFSVEEMKEQIVREYCSGSAEL